In Natrinema amylolyticum, the following are encoded in one genomic region:
- a CDS encoding M48 family metallopeptidase, translating into MALIGCLLLLWYLGLAALSYWALSVLRASAPDPATTLLVIVGIGLFGGYLSYRFGTNRLLSRLDAVELPRSHAPRFYRRLDDLESRMGVDSPTVAIARLPMPNAFALGSRRDGVVVLDRSLFRFLSLDELEALVAHELAHLERYDAFVQTLAYGVFRTVAGLVFVLLTPLLVPIAGIARAVAWIRGDPRSWSRTAFGRLLGLIEGGVAVCFLLVTLVVRAHSRRREYAADDRAAAVTGRPVALARALRTIQRTAEPSAGLLAPLYVHTDDDETWRRLLSTHPSTDDRIERLLDRARRARDRGRTRESSG; encoded by the coding sequence ATGGCGCTGATCGGCTGCCTGCTACTGCTGTGGTATCTCGGACTGGCCGCCCTCAGTTACTGGGCGCTGTCCGTGCTCCGGGCCTCCGCGCCCGATCCCGCGACGACGCTCCTGGTGATCGTCGGAATCGGTCTCTTCGGCGGCTATCTGAGCTATCGGTTCGGGACGAACCGGTTGCTCTCGAGGCTCGATGCGGTCGAACTACCGCGATCGCACGCGCCCCGGTTCTACCGGCGACTCGACGATCTCGAGTCGCGAATGGGTGTCGACTCGCCGACCGTCGCGATCGCGCGACTGCCGATGCCGAACGCCTTCGCACTGGGCAGTCGACGCGACGGCGTCGTCGTGCTCGATCGGTCGCTCTTTCGGTTCCTCTCGCTCGACGAACTCGAGGCGCTCGTGGCGCACGAACTCGCCCACCTCGAGCGCTACGACGCGTTCGTCCAGACACTCGCCTACGGCGTCTTCCGAACGGTCGCCGGACTCGTCTTCGTCTTACTGACGCCGCTGCTGGTACCGATCGCGGGAATCGCTCGCGCCGTCGCGTGGATCCGCGGTGATCCGCGGTCGTGGTCGCGGACGGCCTTCGGTCGATTGTTGGGGCTGATCGAGGGCGGCGTCGCGGTCTGCTTTCTCCTCGTGACGCTGGTCGTCAGGGCCCACTCGCGACGGCGGGAGTACGCCGCCGACGATCGGGCCGCCGCCGTCACCGGACGGCCGGTCGCGCTCGCCCGCGCGCTCCGGACGATCCAGCGAACCGCGGAACCGTCGGCGGGGTTGCTCGCACCCCTGTACGTTCACACCGATGACGACGAGACGTGGCGGCGGTTGCTCTCGACGCACCCCTCGACGGACGACCGGATCGAGCGGTTGCTCGACCGAGCGCGACGCGCTCGCGATCGCGGCCGGACTCGAGAGTCGAGCGGGTGA
- a CDS encoding HAD family hydrolase, whose product MTYDAVLFDFDGVVVETPSSERLSAALGRTYEKLGRSGPAAETFQELMRGDLESIADRCQGLGIETDAFCAQAAREMVRTQRDEVERGLRSAYDDVTAVRSLDRPLGVVSDNHPTVVSTLLDRFGLRSLFETVYGCPLTPDGLARRKPDPTNIEAAMDSLEADDALYVGDRAVDVRAADNAGIDSVLLSRPGEGAVDADVAPTYRLPSLSGLPSVLE is encoded by the coding sequence ATGACGTACGATGCGGTCCTGTTCGACTTCGACGGGGTCGTAGTCGAGACTCCGTCGTCCGAGCGGCTCTCCGCCGCCCTCGGCCGAACGTACGAGAAACTCGGCCGGTCCGGGCCGGCCGCCGAGACGTTTCAGGAGCTCATGCGAGGGGACCTCGAGTCGATTGCTGACCGCTGTCAGGGCCTCGGTATCGAGACGGACGCGTTCTGCGCCCAGGCCGCGCGCGAGATGGTCCGCACCCAGCGCGACGAGGTAGAACGCGGGCTGCGGTCGGCGTACGACGACGTCACCGCGGTGCGGTCGCTCGACCGGCCCCTCGGCGTCGTCAGCGACAACCACCCGACCGTCGTCTCGACGCTGCTCGATCGGTTCGGGCTCCGATCGCTGTTCGAGACCGTCTACGGCTGTCCGCTGACCCCCGACGGGCTGGCCCGACGCAAGCCCGATCCGACGAACATCGAGGCCGCAATGGACTCCCTCGAGGCGGACGACGCGCTGTACGTCGGCGACCGAGCCGTCGATGTCCGGGCGGCCGACAACGCGGGCATCGATTCGGTGTTGCTCTCGCGGCCCGGGGAGGGAGCGGTCGACGCGGACGTGGCCCCGACCTATCGCCTCCCGTCGCTCTCGGGGCTTCCGTCAGTCCTCGAGTGA
- a CDS encoding ferritin-like domain-containing protein, with protein sequence MNDLHELFVHKLAQQYYIEQELVETLDEMARNTTNDRMSQGFADHRDETRTQVQRIEDVFAALDRPAEARDCAILKGLEEDRRELESQIEDDELLNMVYLNAGMMTERVEMTAYEGLTTIAEQLEMGNDVQTPLESNYDEEKSAFRELETLATAKDMKSLWDRLTPS encoded by the coding sequence ATGAACGATCTCCACGAACTGTTCGTCCACAAGCTCGCCCAACAGTACTACATCGAACAGGAACTCGTCGAAACGTTAGACGAGATGGCCCGGAACACCACCAACGACCGGATGAGTCAGGGCTTTGCCGACCACCGCGACGAGACCCGGACGCAGGTCCAGCGCATCGAAGACGTCTTCGCGGCGCTCGACCGACCCGCGGAGGCGCGGGACTGCGCCATCCTCAAGGGGCTCGAGGAAGACCGGCGCGAACTCGAGTCACAGATCGAGGACGACGAGCTGTTGAACATGGTCTACCTGAACGCGGGGATGATGACCGAGCGCGTCGAGATGACGGCCTACGAGGGGCTGACGACCATCGCGGAGCAACTCGAGATGGGCAACGACGTCCAGACTCCGCTCGAGTCGAACTACGACGAGGAGAAATCCGCCTTCCGCGAACTCGAGACGCTGGCGACGGCGAAGGACATGAAGTCGCTGTGGGATCGGCTGACGCCGTCGTAA
- a CDS encoding NAD(P)/FAD-dependent oxidoreductase: MADVIVVGGGPAGLSAALFTGKNGLETVVFDTDETWMHKAHLFNYPGIRSISGSEFMELTRGQVRDRGAEIREGEAVTDVEPRDGGFRVETEDGEYDADYVVLATGADRSMAEDLAVEFADDGTVDVDLDTETSIDNLYATGAMVRDEEWQAVIAAGDGASAALDILSKEKGEHFHDFDVPDDVP, from the coding sequence ATGGCGGACGTTATCGTCGTCGGCGGTGGCCCCGCCGGCCTGAGTGCGGCGCTCTTTACCGGAAAGAACGGTCTCGAGACCGTGGTCTTCGACACCGACGAGACGTGGATGCACAAGGCCCACCTGTTCAACTATCCCGGGATCCGCAGCATCAGCGGCAGCGAGTTCATGGAACTGACCCGCGGACAGGTCCGCGACCGCGGTGCGGAGATCCGCGAGGGCGAGGCGGTCACCGACGTCGAGCCGCGTGACGGCGGCTTCCGGGTCGAGACCGAGGACGGCGAGTACGACGCCGACTACGTCGTGCTCGCGACCGGTGCGGACCGTTCGATGGCCGAGGACCTCGCGGTCGAGTTCGCCGACGACGGCACCGTCGACGTCGATCTGGACACTGAGACGAGTATCGACAACCTGTACGCGACGGGCGCGATGGTCCGGGACGAGGAGTGGCAGGCGGTCATCGCCGCGGGCGACGGCGCGTCGGCGGCATTAGATATTTTGAGCAAAGAGAAGGGCGAGCACTTCCACGACTTCGACGTGCCGGACGACGTGCCCTAA
- a CDS encoding DICT sensory domain-containing protein — translation MKVTTESLADCIDRIETDRKTIRVCNPDDADVSVLESFFDPHDVDVEIVDAPGRPAPVVDLRADGRRIASSPLDDVRRYARAWEESMTVGLRADRPAVVTELTDNYFESYDKQRMIMASRIVEFRAWNIGSGELHAGFQQLSKLDHQPEVYRNLASSAVDTHVYGEPDREPLPELELTVHEGDGEELRRHWWVAYDGNGDDEEKIVLLAQERGPDRFYGFWTERPAVVDDVIARMEHLA, via the coding sequence ATGAAAGTCACCACGGAATCGCTGGCCGACTGCATCGACCGAATCGAAACCGATCGGAAGACGATCCGGGTGTGTAACCCCGACGACGCGGATGTATCGGTGCTCGAGTCCTTTTTCGACCCGCACGACGTCGACGTCGAAATCGTCGACGCGCCCGGTCGCCCGGCTCCCGTCGTCGATCTCCGTGCGGACGGTCGGCGCATCGCCTCGAGCCCGCTCGACGATGTTCGACGCTACGCCCGGGCCTGGGAGGAGTCGATGACCGTCGGGCTGCGGGCCGACCGGCCGGCTGTGGTCACTGAATTGACGGACAACTACTTCGAATCGTACGACAAACAGCGGATGATCATGGCCTCGCGGATCGTCGAGTTCCGAGCCTGGAACATCGGTAGCGGCGAGCTCCACGCGGGCTTCCAGCAGCTGTCAAAGCTCGATCACCAGCCCGAGGTCTACCGAAACCTCGCGTCGTCGGCCGTCGACACGCACGTCTACGGCGAACCCGACCGGGAGCCACTCCCGGAACTCGAGTTGACGGTTCACGAGGGCGACGGCGAGGAACTCCGCCGCCACTGGTGGGTCGCCTACGACGGGAACGGCGACGACGAGGAGAAGATCGTCCTCCTCGCACAGGAGCGAGGCCCCGACCGGTTCTACGGGTTCTGGACCGAACGGCCCGCCGTCGTCGACGACGTCATCGCTCGCATGGAGCACCTCGCCTGA
- a CDS encoding GNAT family N-acetyltransferase: protein MYVRDAKNREEVWLLDHIESMGLDETAFRSRDYVVAIDEESGEKAGFGRIRIHKTDEESADVCELTSIGVLEGWRGQGVGAHIIERLVEYASDEGFDTVYVLTGEGAYLAQFGFQRIEESDLPTVLRDRLEDKREGVDLDAVPLVIDVAEFRMPDRFREAFKRAPEGRDEADDEESPEDFGIDSDSATYKYDTGR, encoded by the coding sequence ATGTACGTGCGGGATGCGAAAAACAGGGAAGAGGTCTGGTTGCTGGATCACATCGAGTCGATGGGACTCGACGAGACGGCGTTTCGCTCCCGTGACTACGTCGTCGCGATCGACGAGGAGTCCGGCGAGAAGGCCGGGTTCGGCCGCATCCGGATTCACAAGACCGACGAAGAGTCGGCGGACGTCTGCGAACTGACCAGCATCGGCGTCCTCGAGGGCTGGCGCGGACAGGGCGTCGGTGCTCACATCATCGAACGGCTCGTGGAGTACGCCAGCGACGAGGGGTTCGATACCGTCTACGTCCTGACCGGCGAAGGAGCCTACCTCGCCCAGTTCGGCTTCCAGCGGATCGAGGAGTCCGACCTGCCGACCGTCCTGCGGGACCGCCTCGAGGACAAGCGCGAGGGGGTCGACCTCGACGCAGTGCCCCTCGTGATCGACGTCGCGGAGTTCCGGATGCCCGACCGGTTCCGGGAGGCGTTCAAGCGCGCCCCCGAGGGACGCGACGAGGCGGACGACGAGGAGTCCCCCGAGGACTTCGGCATCGATTCGGACTCGGCGACGTACAAGTACGATACCGGTCGGTAG
- a CDS encoding DoxX family membrane protein, producing MSSLLQRETQRGSDSGTLGQSETDEESITESGMFRLARVLFGAVLAFMAMDNLRNLEGRIQYAESKNAPIPSLSVPATSGGLLFGGLGLALWRVPATSAAAVAAFFASATPLMHDFWEIDDPELRQQEFFHFAKNTALLGAALAFLKLGLSQDSDA from the coding sequence ATGAGTAGCCTGTTGCAGCGCGAGACCCAGCGCGGCAGTGATAGCGGGACGCTCGGTCAGTCGGAGACGGACGAGGAATCGATCACCGAGAGCGGGATGTTTCGGCTGGCACGCGTCCTGTTCGGTGCCGTCCTCGCGTTCATGGCGATGGACAACCTCCGGAACCTCGAGGGGCGGATCCAGTACGCCGAGTCGAAGAACGCGCCGATCCCGTCGCTGTCGGTCCCGGCGACGAGCGGGGGGCTCCTGTTCGGCGGTCTCGGACTGGCGCTGTGGCGGGTTCCCGCCACGTCCGCCGCCGCAGTCGCGGCGTTCTTCGCGAGTGCCACGCCGCTGATGCACGACTTCTGGGAGATCGACGATCCCGAACTGAGACAGCAGGAGTTCTTCCACTTCGCCAAGAACACTGCGCTGCTCGGGGCAGCGCTCGCGTTTCTGAAACTGGGACTGTCTCAGGACTCCGACGCATAA
- a CDS encoding aldo/keto reductase, with protein MNTDSTTGTVIAQGAEVPALGLGTARMTGRDCRRAVETALALGYRHVDTAQMYDNEAAVGRALAESEVDREDVFVVTKVHPDNAAREDVHESTRESLERLGLSTVDCLLLHAPSDRAPLAETLAAMNDLQDEGAVDHVGVSNFSVDELEDARELSETPIVANQVKYHPYHHQDDLLEYCVERDVCLTAYSPLAEGTVPGDDRLAEIGESYDKSASQVALRWLVQQPNVAAIPKASSREHIEANADIFDFELSNEELAAVADIGDGLWDQVAVTLGLR; from the coding sequence ATGAATACCGACTCGACGACCGGGACGGTCATCGCGCAGGGAGCCGAGGTGCCGGCGCTCGGACTCGGCACCGCACGCATGACGGGCAGGGACTGCCGGCGAGCCGTCGAAACCGCCCTTGCTCTCGGCTACCGCCACGTCGATACCGCCCAGATGTACGACAACGAGGCCGCCGTCGGCCGGGCACTAGCCGAGAGCGAGGTCGACCGCGAGGACGTCTTCGTCGTGACGAAGGTCCACCCCGACAACGCCGCGCGCGAGGACGTTCACGAGTCGACGCGGGAGAGCCTCGAGCGACTCGGACTCTCGACTGTCGATTGCCTCCTGCTTCACGCGCCGAGCGACCGCGCGCCGCTCGCGGAGACGCTGGCCGCGATGAACGACCTGCAGGACGAGGGCGCCGTCGATCACGTCGGCGTCAGCAACTTCTCGGTCGACGAACTCGAGGACGCTCGCGAGCTGTCCGAGACGCCGATCGTCGCGAACCAAGTGAAGTACCATCCGTATCATCATCAGGACGACCTGCTCGAGTACTGCGTCGAGCGCGACGTCTGCCTGACGGCGTACAGCCCGCTCGCGGAGGGGACCGTGCCGGGTGACGACCGACTCGCCGAGATCGGGGAGTCCTACGACAAGTCGGCGTCGCAGGTCGCGCTGCGCTGGCTCGTCCAGCAACCGAACGTGGCGGCGATCCCGAAGGCCTCGAGCCGCGAGCACATCGAAGCGAACGCCGACATCTTCGACTTCGAACTCTCGAACGAGGAGTTGGCGGCGGTCGCCGACATCGGCGACGGCCTCTGGGATCAGGTGGCCGTGACGCTCGGATTGCGTTGA
- a CDS encoding FAD-dependent oxidoreductase — protein sequence MEGTPVTVESVSEVGPATVALELETPDGFDALPGQFVLLRAAPDDEVISRHYTLSSPSVGETFELTVGVDPDGDLSPWLASLEGGETVHVEGPFGRITYEGEDDIVAVAGGPGIGPAVAVAEAAHEVGHDAVVIYQTDEPAHTERLEALADAGATVVVIDEDADDELADAIATHREAGQLYAFGFDGFVTFVAEAIDDTGGDSDEALIENFG from the coding sequence ATGGAAGGGACGCCAGTCACCGTCGAATCGGTCAGCGAAGTCGGTCCTGCTACCGTCGCGCTCGAACTCGAGACGCCCGACGGCTTCGATGCCTTACCGGGACAGTTCGTTTTGCTCCGAGCGGCACCTGACGACGAAGTGATCTCGCGTCACTACACGCTCTCGTCACCGTCGGTCGGTGAGACGTTCGAACTCACGGTGGGGGTCGATCCCGACGGCGATCTCTCGCCGTGGCTCGCTTCCCTCGAGGGCGGCGAGACGGTCCACGTCGAGGGGCCGTTCGGCCGGATCACCTACGAAGGGGAGGACGATATCGTCGCGGTCGCGGGCGGCCCGGGGATCGGCCCCGCGGTCGCGGTCGCCGAAGCGGCCCACGAGGTCGGCCATGACGCCGTCGTGATCTATCAGACCGACGAACCGGCCCACACCGAGCGACTCGAGGCACTCGCGGACGCAGGCGCGACGGTCGTCGTCATCGACGAGGACGCCGACGACGAACTGGCGGATGCGATCGCGACCCACCGCGAGGCGGGCCAGCTCTACGCGTTCGGCTTCGACGGCTTCGTCACGTTCGTCGCCGAAGCGATCGACGACACCGGCGGCGATTCGGACGAGGCGCTGATCGAGAACTTCGGCTGA
- a CDS encoding acyl-CoA mutase large subunit family protein: protein MFDPDELEEIRASKEEWHEAEVEPVLDRFGERKETFTTDTGGQEVDRLYTPDDIGDLDYEEDLGNPGEPPYTRGVYSTGYRGRLWTMRQYAGFSTPEDTNERYHYLLDEGQTGLSMAFDLPTQMGYDSDAAMAAGEVGKAGVAIDSLSDMETVFDGIPLDEVSTSMTINAPASVLLAMYIAVGDQQGVDREELRGTIQNDILKEYIARNTYIYPPEPSMRIITDIFEFCAEETPKFNTISISGYHIREAGSTAAQELAFTLGDGIEYVETAIEAGLDVDDFAPQLSFFFNGHNNIFEEVAKFRAARRMWHDIIEERFDPDDPKSKQLKFHTQTAGSMLTAQQIENNVVRVAYQALAAVLGGTQSLHTNGKDEALALPTEESVRTALRTQQILAHESGAADTIDPLAGSYYVESLTDEVEEEAYEILDEVDDRGGMLEAVEQQWVQRQIQDTAFDRQKEIESKERIIVGVNEFEVDEDPQMDVEEVTEEDQQRKIDGLEETREERDDEAVDAALEALRDAARSDQNLMPYIIDAVKAYATVGEICNVMRDEFGEYQPGGAM, encoded by the coding sequence ATGTTCGATCCCGACGAACTCGAGGAGATCCGTGCCAGCAAGGAGGAGTGGCACGAGGCGGAAGTCGAACCGGTCCTCGATCGGTTCGGCGAGCGCAAGGAAACGTTCACGACCGATACGGGCGGTCAGGAGGTCGATCGGCTCTACACGCCCGACGATATCGGCGATCTCGACTACGAGGAGGATCTGGGCAACCCGGGCGAGCCGCCGTACACGCGCGGCGTCTACTCGACGGGCTATCGCGGTCGGCTCTGGACGATGCGCCAGTACGCCGGGTTCTCGACGCCGGAGGACACCAACGAGCGCTATCACTACCTGCTCGACGAGGGGCAGACCGGGCTCTCGATGGCGTTCGACCTGCCCACCCAGATGGGGTACGATTCGGACGCGGCCATGGCCGCGGGCGAGGTCGGGAAGGCCGGCGTCGCGATCGACTCGCTCTCCGACATGGAGACCGTCTTCGACGGGATTCCGCTGGACGAGGTCTCGACGTCGATGACGATCAACGCGCCGGCGTCGGTGCTGCTGGCGATGTACATCGCGGTGGGCGACCAGCAGGGTGTCGACCGCGAGGAGCTTCGAGGGACGATTCAAAACGACATCCTCAAAGAGTACATCGCGCGCAACACGTACATCTACCCACCCGAGCCGTCGATGCGGATCATCACGGACATCTTCGAGTTCTGCGCCGAGGAAACGCCGAAGTTCAACACGATCTCGATCTCGGGCTATCACATCCGCGAGGCCGGCTCGACGGCCGCCCAGGAACTCGCCTTCACGCTGGGAGACGGGATCGAATACGTCGAGACGGCGATCGAGGCCGGCCTCGACGTCGACGACTTCGCCCCCCAACTGTCCTTCTTTTTCAACGGCCACAACAACATCTTCGAGGAGGTCGCCAAGTTCCGCGCGGCCCGTCGGATGTGGCACGACATCATCGAGGAGCGGTTCGATCCGGACGATCCCAAGTCCAAACAGCTCAAGTTCCACACCCAGACCGCGGGCTCGATGCTGACCGCCCAACAGATCGAGAACAACGTCGTCCGCGTCGCCTACCAGGCGCTGGCGGCCGTCCTCGGCGGTACCCAGAGCCTCCACACCAACGGCAAGGACGAAGCGCTCGCCCTGCCGACCGAAGAGTCCGTTCGCACGGCGCTGCGAACCCAGCAGATCCTCGCCCACGAGTCCGGCGCGGCCGACACTATCGACCCGCTGGCGGGCAGCTACTACGTCGAATCGCTGACCGACGAGGTCGAGGAGGAAGCCTACGAGATCCTCGACGAGGTCGACGACCGCGGCGGCATGCTCGAGGCCGTCGAGCAACAGTGGGTCCAGCGCCAGATTCAGGACACGGCCTTCGACCGCCAGAAGGAAATCGAGAGCAAAGAGCGGATCATCGTCGGCGTCAACGAGTTCGAAGTCGACGAGGACCCGCAGATGGACGTCGAGGAAGTCACCGAGGAAGACCAGCAGCGCAAGATCGATGGCCTCGAGGAGACCCGCGAGGAGCGCGACGACGAAGCGGTCGACGCGGCGCTCGAGGCGCTGCGCGACGCGGCGCGGAGCGATCAGAACCTCATGCCGTACATCATCGACGCGGTCAAAGCGTACGCGACGGTCGGCGAGATCTGTAACGTCATGCGTGACGAGTTCGGGGAGTACCAGCCCGGTGGCGCAATGTGA
- a CDS encoding PQQ-dependent sugar dehydrogenase has translation MSEHPDERSTPVSESDGNYPSASRRRVLQAAAVAGGVAGFGNLALAQDAEMIELGGQTSGWQGVAPDDIADETNPTLELEEGTTYELTWENLDGLPHNFVIESEDGEQLERTELLSQEGETQSLEFEATSEMSTYYCEPHSATMRGDISVGGGGDGESEEESDGEMPAFFDEGAEIGLQTVAEGMTAPTDMAAHGDEDRYFVADQTGELWTVTGDGVEDEPFLDVSDRMVELGTFQGDYADPESEYDERGLLGVELHPEFSENGRFFVHYSAPPNDETPDGWSHVEVVSEFQANEDMSAADPESERVLMEFQKPQYNHDAGPMAFGPDGYLYVPMGDGGGANDDMLGHVDDWYDGNDGGNGQDVSENLLGGIHRIDVDSEGEDRPYAIPDDNPLVDEEDARDEYYAWGMRNPFGITFDSDGRLFASDAGQDLFEEVNLVEAGGNYGWNVKEGTHCFSTESPSQPPEDCPDSAPDEAPYNGQELQDPIAEYPHVYEDQVVGITVIGGHVYEAGDVGDIDGKYIFGDWTADPARQSPQGRLLAASEPDDGGDGQMTGGDGGNQTESVAPDGEDAPENATEDTQDEPIGDGNETNASENETPLDEGIEDEGFDNETNATNETAGDGAADVGGGGQEQVVPRDELWDMEALQVAGTEDGSFPYFVRQFGQDADGNVYVLANQVGVPEGDTGAVMQIVPPGEGDSLSAPEDGEAAMDDEEQEPDENATEDTQDEPIEGEGNETAENESGMTDDATVGNETDDA, from the coding sequence ATGAGCGAACACCCCGACGAGCGATCGACCCCGGTATCGGAGTCGGACGGTAACTATCCATCGGCGTCCCGCCGCCGCGTGCTGCAGGCCGCCGCAGTCGCGGGTGGCGTCGCTGGGTTCGGTAATCTCGCACTCGCACAAGATGCCGAGATGATCGAACTCGGCGGCCAAACGAGCGGCTGGCAGGGCGTCGCGCCCGATGATATCGCCGACGAAACGAACCCGACGCTGGAACTCGAGGAGGGGACCACGTACGAACTCACGTGGGAGAACCTCGACGGACTACCGCACAACTTCGTCATCGAGAGCGAGGACGGCGAACAACTCGAGCGGACCGAGCTCCTGAGTCAGGAGGGCGAGACGCAGTCGCTCGAGTTCGAGGCGACGAGCGAGATGTCGACGTACTACTGCGAGCCCCACTCGGCGACGATGCGCGGGGATATCTCGGTCGGCGGTGGTGGTGACGGCGAGAGCGAAGAAGAATCCGACGGCGAGATGCCGGCCTTCTTCGATGAGGGCGCGGAGATCGGTCTCCAGACCGTCGCGGAGGGGATGACTGCGCCGACGGACATGGCCGCACACGGGGACGAAGACCGCTACTTCGTCGCCGATCAGACCGGTGAGCTCTGGACCGTCACCGGCGACGGTGTCGAAGACGAACCGTTCCTCGACGTCAGTGATCGGATGGTCGAACTCGGCACGTTCCAGGGCGACTACGCGGATCCGGAATCGGAGTACGACGAGCGAGGGCTGCTCGGCGTCGAACTCCACCCCGAGTTCTCCGAGAACGGGCGTTTCTTCGTCCACTACAGCGCGCCGCCGAACGACGAGACGCCCGACGGCTGGAGCCACGTCGAGGTCGTCTCCGAGTTCCAGGCGAACGAGGACATGAGCGCGGCCGATCCCGAATCGGAGCGGGTCCTCATGGAGTTCCAGAAGCCCCAGTACAATCACGACGCCGGCCCGATGGCGTTCGGACCGGACGGCTACCTCTACGTCCCGATGGGCGACGGTGGCGGTGCCAACGACGATATGCTGGGTCACGTCGACGACTGGTACGACGGAAACGACGGCGGCAACGGACAGGACGTCAGCGAGAACCTGCTCGGCGGGATCCACCGGATCGACGTCGATTCGGAGGGCGAGGATCGGCCGTATGCGATCCCGGATGACAACCCGCTGGTCGACGAGGAGGACGCCCGCGACGAGTACTACGCGTGGGGGATGCGCAATCCCTTCGGCATCACGTTCGACAGCGACGGCCGACTGTTCGCCTCCGACGCCGGACAGGACCTCTTCGAGGAGGTAAACCTCGTCGAGGCCGGCGGCAACTACGGCTGGAACGTCAAGGAGGGAACGCACTGCTTCAGCACGGAGAGCCCGAGCCAGCCGCCGGAGGACTGTCCGGACTCGGCCCCCGACGAAGCGCCCTACAACGGGCAGGAACTGCAGGATCCGATTGCCGAGTATCCGCACGTCTACGAGGATCAGGTGGTCGGGATCACCGTCATCGGCGGACACGTGTACGAGGCCGGTGACGTCGGAGACATCGACGGCAAGTATATCTTCGGTGACTGGACGGCCGACCCGGCCCGTCAGAGTCCACAGGGTCGACTCCTCGCCGCTTCGGAACCCGATGACGGCGGAGACGGCCAGATGACCGGTGGAGATGGCGGTAATCAGACGGAGAGCGTCGCTCCCGATGGGGAGGACGCTCCCGAGAACGCGACCGAAGACACGCAAGACGAGCCGATCGGCGACGGGAACGAAACCAACGCCAGCGAAAACGAGACGCCCCTCGACGAGGGAATCGAAGACGAGGGCTTCGACAACGAGACGAACGCGACTAACGAGACGGCCGGCGACGGCGCGGCAGACGTCGGCGGTGGCGGCCAAGAGCAGGTCGTCCCGCGAGACGAACTCTGGGACATGGAGGCGCTCCAAGTCGCGGGAACCGAAGACGGCTCGTTCCCCTACTTCGTCCGGCAGTTCGGTCAGGACGCCGACGGGAACGTCTACGTCCTCGCGAATCAGGTTGGCGTCCCCGAAGGCGACACGGGCGCGGTCATGCAGATCGTGCCGCCGGGCGAGGGCGACTCCCTGTCGGCCCCTGAAGACGGCGAAGCCGCTATGGACGATGAGGAGCAAGAGCCCGACGAGAACGCGACGGAAGACACGCAGGACGAGCCCATCGAGGGCGAGGGCAACGAGACCGCCGAGAACGAGAGCGGGATGACCGACGACGCCACGGTCGGCAACGAAACCGACGACGCGTAA
- the mce gene encoding methylmalonyl-CoA epimerase, producing MHFDHAGIATKDARELAALYGDLFGLEVAHEEEFDGMRVVFLDCGDGYFELLEPLEEGTISRYLDENGAGIHHLALATDDIESALETVRDRDVALIDEEPRPGAWGHSVAFLHPKDTGGILIELVEH from the coding sequence ATGCACTTCGATCACGCAGGGATCGCGACCAAGGACGCACGGGAACTCGCGGCACTGTACGGCGACCTCTTCGGCCTCGAGGTCGCTCACGAGGAGGAGTTCGACGGCATGCGCGTCGTCTTTCTCGACTGTGGCGACGGGTATTTCGAACTGCTCGAGCCCCTCGAGGAGGGGACGATTTCGCGGTATCTCGATGAGAACGGGGCGGGGATCCACCACCTCGCGCTCGCGACCGACGACATTGAGAGCGCTCTCGAGACGGTCCGCGACCGCGACGTGGCGCTGATCGACGAGGAACCGCGGCCGGGAGCCTGGGGCCACTCGGTCGCGTTCTTGCATCCGAAGGATACCGGCGGAATCCTGATCGAACTCGTTGAACACTGA